GGACGCCCACTCGTCCGGTGCCGATGGCGAACTCCAGTGCCCGGCCCTCCCCGGCGAGTTCGGCGAGGAAGGCGAGAGCCGGTCCGAGAACGGCAGCCGAGGACATCTCGGTCTCCGCGGCGTCGTAGCGGTCGGCGGTCGCACGGGTCCACAGCTCACTGCTCGTCACGGGCGGCCACTTTGCCGGGTGACGAAGGGCGTTGTCGACGCATTTGCCTTCCACCGGCTCCGACCACACATGATGCGATGCCGGCCGGCCGTCAGTGCCACTGCGCGAGCGCGTATCGGTGGGATGACCGATGTGCGGGAGGTGGGGACCTGGCCATAGTCCTCGGGAGATCGTTCGCGGGTGGCCGTGATGCACCCGTTTTTCGAAAGGAACTTCTGTGGGCACGTATGCGGATCTGGTGTTTCTCGGCGGACGGGTGGTCACGGTCGATGCGGAGTTCTCCGTCGCCTCGGCCCTGGCGGTGACCGATGGGATCATCAGTGCCGTCGGTGGGCAGGACGACGTCGCGCCGCTCGTCGGACCCGGCACCCGCCTCGTCGATCTTCGGGGGGCCACACTTCTTCCCGGTATCAACGATTCCCATCTGCACGGCTGCGCCTTCGGCATGGCGACGCCGCCGCTCTCCCTCGACCTCGGGCATCCCGCCGTGTCCTCCCTCGCGGACGTGGTCGAGGCGGTGCGGGAGGCCGTCGGGCGGGTTCCGGACGGGCAGTGGATCACAGGGCACGGCTGGGACACCGGTTACCTCGACGAGTGCGTCTCCGATCCGTCGCGGCTGCCCTCGCGGTGCGACCTCGACGCGGTGAGTCCTGACCACCCCGTCGTCCTCTATTCCTTCTCCGGGCACGCCACCTGGGTCAACTCCAAGGCACTGGAGCTCATCGGGATCGACCGGCACACCGTCGCGCCGCCCGGCGGGGCCATCGTTGCCGACGAAGCGGGGGAGCCGACCGGGCTGCTTCACGAGGGGGCCCAGGCCCTCGTCCAGAACGCGCTGCCGCCACTCAGCCGGCAGGAGCGGACCGACGCGATCAGATCGACCCTCGCCACGCTCGCCCGGCTCGGCGTGACCAGCTACACCGAGCCGGGTCTCGGCCCCGGCGGCGACGGCATCATGCGCGGCGCGCTCGGCGCGGAAACCCTCGACATCTACCGCCGGCTGCTGGCCGACGGCGAACTGACCGTCCGCCTCGGCGTCCTGCTCCTGCCCACCGGAATGGCGAGCACCGCCGAAGAGTTCGCCCGCACCCTCACTGCCCTCGGCGAGATTGGCGACGCCGATCCGCGCCGCCTCGCGATCCACGGAGTCAAGATCTTCGCCGACGGCATCGTCCCCAACAAGACGTCCTGGATGCACGAGCCGTACGTCGGCGGCGGCTGCGGCTCCTTGTGCGTCGGCGGCGAGACCGACGACGAGCGGATCGCCGAGATCGACGCCATCATCCGGCACGCCCACGTCGCCGGGCACCAACTGGGCGTCCACGTCACCGGCGACCGGGCCTGCGACACCGTCGCGGACGCCTTCGCCGCGGCCATGGCCGAGAACCCGCGGCCCGATGCCCGCCACTACGTCATCCACGGCGACTTCCTCACCGCGCACAGCATGAAGGTGCTGGCCGCGCACGGCTTCGGCGTCAACATGAACCCCACCATCAAGTGGACCGTCGCCGACATGGAGGAGGAGTTCGTCGGCGCCGGACGGGCCGCGTACGCATGGCCCTACCGCGATGCCATCGACGCCGGCGTAAGGGTCGCGAGCGGGTCCGACGCCCCCGTCACGTATCCGGACTGGCGCCAGGGCGTCGCCACCATGGTGCTGCGCGAGTCGAAGGCAGCCGGCCGGGTCAGCGGCCCCGAGCAGCGCATCGGCCTGGCCGAGGCGATCCGTACGTACACGATCGACGCGGCCTGGCAGGACTTCGCCGACGACTGGAAGGGCTCCCTGGAGCCGGGCAAGGTCGCCGACCTCTGTGTGCTCGACGGGGACCTGCTCACCGCCGACCCTCACGACATCCCGGAGATGCCCGTCGTCCTCACCGTCGTGGACGGGCAGGTCGTGCACGACACCCTTCGCGATTGACGTATTCCGGGCACGTGATCATCCTTGGGGGATGGCAGCGAAGCGGAGCACGGCGGACATCGTGGACGCGGCCGTCCGTGTCCGTGAGGCCGCCAGGAGCGCCACGAGCGGCGCGACCGGCGTCGGCACGGTCCTGGCGGCGCTGTCGGAGGTGATGGAGTACGACCACGCCTCCCTGGCCCGTTGGGATCCGCTGCGCAGGCGCCACACCACCCTGGCCGGGAGCTACCCGGACGACGCCACGGCCTACATCGAGACCCGCCTCCACCACGACCCGGTGTTTCCCGTGCTCCGCAGCCCGGCCCGAGGCGGTCTCTGGCTCAGGGACGTCCCCTGGCAGCTCCTGGCGACATCCCCGGGATTCCAGGAGGTGCTGTGTCCCCTCGGTATCGAGGACGGCGTGGCCCAGTGCCTGTTCGCCGCCGACGGCCGGTACGTCGGCATGCTGAACGTCAGCACCCGCCGGCCGCGGCGCGCGCCCGATCCGGCGCGCGCCGTGGTCACCCTGCTCACCGAGGCCCTCGCCGCGGCCGTCGACCCCCGCTCGGGCCCGCCGCCCGAGGAGACCGCCGCGGCCGGCCCCGCCGCGAACGCGCGGCGGCCGGGCGGACTCTCGCCGCGGGAGCTCCAGGTGCTGGCCGAACTGACCACCGGCCGCACCAACCGGGAGATCGCCGAGCGCCTGTACATCACGCCGCGCACCGTAGGGACCCACATCGAGCACATCCTCGCCAAGCTCGGCCTCCCCAACCGCGCGGCCGCCGCCGCCCGAGCCGCCGTCTGGGGAATCGAACTCGCCCGCTGACGCGAGCCCCACAACGCACAGCGCTTGGACCGCGGGCGCGCCCGGGCGGGACACCCCGTTTGCACACCTGCTGGGGCGACAACAGAGGGGCGAGGCAGGGCCAGTGTGGTTCCAACGCCGGCAGGCTGGACGCTCTTGTGCTCATGGCAGACGCATCGACATGAACTCAGCGACGTGGAGCGGGAGTTACTCGCCCCCCTGGTACCCCGGGGCGGAATCGGCCGAGCCCCCGGTGGACGACCGGCGCATCCTCAACGGCGTGGTGTTCAAGAGCCGCACCGGTATCGCATGGCGGGATCTGCCCGAGCGCTACGGCCTCGGAAGACGGTCTGCAGACGCTTCCGGCGCGATGTCATACGATCACGGGCCCAGCGCCGGCGCTCTGCGGGCCGAGGGAACGGGTACAGCAGAAATCCGGTTACGGCTTCGGCGTTTCTCAGGGGTGTCACCCATCTCGAAAAGTCGCACCTGCCCCAACGCACATGCTCAGTCCGCCAACTCAAGCACCCATCCGCCCGGTGGAACGCTCAGTCACATCGCGCGACGCCAGGGGCCGGATCTCTCGGGCAGCACCCTTGTCAGACCTCGATTGACTGGCTAAATCCAAAGATAAGTCTGAGGTTAAAGGGGTGCTAGGGTTTGGGGTGGAGGTGAAGTATGCCCACCGAGGAAGAGCTGTTCACGGCGGTCGATGCGCTGCTGGAAGGCGAGCCGCAGTTGCCGTCGCCGGCGGAGCGGGCCCGGCTCCGGGAGGCAGCCGGTGTCACCCAGGCACGCCTGGCCCAGGTTCTGAAGTCCACCACGCAGACGGTGAAGAACTGGGAGAACGGTCGCAGCGAACCGCGGCCGCCTCGCCTGCAGGCTTATCAGCGCCTGCTGGAGGGCTGGGCGGCCAAGTACCCGCTCGCGCCGGTACCCGAGACGCTCCCTGACTCTGTGGAGCAGCCGGCCGCGCCACAGGCCCTGGACGAACCGGCCCAGCCCTCCGCGGCGTCGGCTCCAGATCCCGTGCGCGCGGTGAGTCCCGTCAGGCCGTCGGCCTCGCGTCGTCCGGCCGCGAAGAAGGCCGCCCCGAAGCCCCCTGCGGCTGAGGCCGCTGTCGATGAGCGGTTCGCGCACGGCCCGCTCGCGGTGCTGGACGGGGACGGCTCGGCGTACTGCGTCGGTGGCCTGGTCCTGGACTGCCCGGCCAAGACCTTCCCGGCGCTGGTCGAATGGGCCCTGAACGAGGCGAAACTGGGCGCCCCGAGACTCAACCGCAACGGCAAGGACGCCGACCCGCTGATCGTCCTCACTGACGAAGCCGCCGAACACCTCGGCCTCCCCCCCGTCCTGGAAGACCGGCGCGGCCTGCGCCTGCCCGACGACCACAAGGTCATCAAGCAGCTCACCAAGGCCAAGTGGAAACTGACCAAGCGCGGATTCGGCCCCTGGCCCCGGGTCTACCGCCCCGCCGAGGGCGGCCAGCGGCAGTGCGTACAGTTCGCGATCCTGCCGTGGGGCGCGCTCGACACCCGCTCCTGGGGCGACACCGGACAGCTCCCGCCGGCCGACGTCGCCGCCGTGCTCGGCACCTACGC
This Streptomyces decoyicus DNA region includes the following protein-coding sequences:
- a CDS encoding transposase; translation: MNSATWSGSYSPPWYPGAESAEPPVDDRRILNGVVFKSRTGIAWRDLPERYGLGRRSADASGAMSYDHGPSAGALRAEGTGTAEIRLRLRRFSGVSPISKSRTCPNAHAQSANSSTHPPGGTLSHIARRQGPDLSGSTLVRPRLTG
- a CDS encoding helix-turn-helix transcriptional regulator — its product is MAAKRSTADIVDAAVRVREAARSATSGATGVGTVLAALSEVMEYDHASLARWDPLRRRHTTLAGSYPDDATAYIETRLHHDPVFPVLRSPARGGLWLRDVPWQLLATSPGFQEVLCPLGIEDGVAQCLFAADGRYVGMLNVSTRRPRRAPDPARAVVTLLTEALAAAVDPRSGPPPEETAAAGPAANARRPGGLSPRELQVLAELTTGRTNREIAERLYITPRTVGTHIEHILAKLGLPNRAAAAARAAVWGIELAR
- a CDS encoding amidohydrolase — protein: MGTYADLVFLGGRVVTVDAEFSVASALAVTDGIISAVGGQDDVAPLVGPGTRLVDLRGATLLPGINDSHLHGCAFGMATPPLSLDLGHPAVSSLADVVEAVREAVGRVPDGQWITGHGWDTGYLDECVSDPSRLPSRCDLDAVSPDHPVVLYSFSGHATWVNSKALELIGIDRHTVAPPGGAIVADEAGEPTGLLHEGAQALVQNALPPLSRQERTDAIRSTLATLARLGVTSYTEPGLGPGGDGIMRGALGAETLDIYRRLLADGELTVRLGVLLLPTGMASTAEEFARTLTALGEIGDADPRRLAIHGVKIFADGIVPNKTSWMHEPYVGGGCGSLCVGGETDDERIAEIDAIIRHAHVAGHQLGVHVTGDRACDTVADAFAAAMAENPRPDARHYVIHGDFLTAHSMKVLAAHGFGVNMNPTIKWTVADMEEEFVGAGRAAYAWPYRDAIDAGVRVASGSDAPVTYPDWRQGVATMVLRESKAAGRVSGPEQRIGLAEAIRTYTIDAAWQDFADDWKGSLEPGKVADLCVLDGDLLTADPHDIPEMPVVLTVVDGQVVHDTLRD